ACCAGTGGCTCCCTAACCTTTGTGGCAGGCGAGACGCTGCAACTGATCACCGTCACCGTCAACGGCGATGGCGTCAGTGAGCCCAGCGAAACCTTCAATGTGGTGTTGGGCA
The genomic region above belongs to Leptolyngbya sp. CCY15150 and contains:
- a CDS encoding Calx-beta domain-containing protein; amino-acid sequence: SNPSQTDISVDYNTTDGSASALGDPAVGGNDYDSTSGSLTFVAGETLQLITVTVNGDGVSEPSETFNVVLG